One genomic region from Nostoc sphaeroides encodes:
- a CDS encoding beta strand repeat-containing protein, protein MAIQGTNNNDNLVGTSGNDTIEGLNGNDTLSGQGGNDQLLGGYGSDTLSGGAGNDQFVLENFRGSVGAQNLDIVTDFQKGADKIDLRTLGISDFNTISLLTTEDTDNNAIISTRYNLYDGDYYYRLQINGIRKSQLQVTDFIFNSAVVNDTISGSGNNDDLFGGLGNDSLLGGDGDDRLFGEQGDDKLLGGYGSDTFYGGAGNDQFVLENFRGSVGAQNLDIVTDFQKGADKIDLRTLGISDFNTISLLTTEDTDNNAIISTRYNFYNGDYYYRLQINGIRKSQLQVTDFIFNSAVVNDTISGSGNNDDLFGGLGNDSLLAGDGDDRLFGEQGDDKLLGGYGSDTLYGGAGNDQFVLENFRGSVGAQNLDIVTDFQKGADKIDLRTLGISDFNTISLLTTEDTDNNAIISTRYNLYDGDYYYRLQINGIRKSQLQVTDFIFNSAVVNDTISGSGNNDDLFGGLGNDSLLGGDGDDRLFGEQGDDKLLGGYGSDTFYGGAGNDQFVLENFRGSVGAQNLDIVTDFQKGADKIDLRTLGISDFNTISLLTTEDTDNNAIISTRYNFYNGDYYYRLQINGIRKSQLQVTDFIFNSAVVNDTISGSGNNDDLFGGLGNDSLLGGDGDDRLFGEQGDDKLLGGYGSDTLYGGTGNDTYSFLANSALGTDTIIETTTGGTDTLNFSGTTTAVNVNLGVTTLQTVNSNLQLILSANNVIENATGGTGNDSLTGNTLNNTLIGGNGNDRLQGLAGNDTYSFLANSALGTDTIIETTTGGTDTTNFSGTTVAVNLNLGLTTLQTVNSNLKLILSANNVIENATGGTGNDSLTGNTLNNTLIGSGGNDQLQGLAGNDTLEGGNGNDILTGGIGNDFLWGGLGNDTLTGAVGSDKYVFQGNGVFNTSLGIDYITEFEAGQDQIVLSKTTFNAITNTVGQALTDFAVVTNDQFVNASNARIVFSQGSDKLFYNRDGNVLGAGTVFEFATLGNPDITLSSSNFSLIA, encoded by the coding sequence ATGGCTATTCAAGGAACAAACAACAACGATAATTTAGTCGGAACTTCTGGAAATGATACTATTGAAGGCTTAAACGGTAATGATACCCTTTCTGGGCAAGGTGGAAACGATCAATTATTAGGTGGTTATGGAAGTGATACCTTATCTGGTGGTGCCGGAAACGATCAATTTGTCTTAGAGAACTTTCGTGGTTCTGTTGGCGCTCAAAACCTAGACATCGTAACAGATTTTCAGAAGGGAGCAGACAAAATTGATCTGAGAACTCTTGGCATCAGTGACTTCAATACTATCTCACTGCTGACAACTGAGGATACAGATAATAATGCCATAATCAGTACTCGCTATAACTTATATGACGGCGATTATTATTATCGACTCCAAATCAATGGCATTCGCAAAAGTCAATTGCAAGTCACTGATTTTATTTTCAACAGTGCAGTTGTGAATGACACCATTAGTGGAAGTGGTAACAATGATGATTTGTTTGGTGGTTTAGGTAATGATAGCCTGCTAGGTGGTGACGGTGATGATCGTTTGTTTGGGGAACAAGGAGATGACAAGTTATTAGGTGGTTATGGAAGTGATACCTTCTATGGTGGTGCCGGAAACGATCAATTTGTCTTAGAGAACTTTCGTGGTTCTGTTGGCGCTCAAAACCTAGACATCGTAACAGATTTTCAGAAGGGAGCAGACAAAATTGATCTGAGAACTCTTGGCATCAGTGACTTCAATACTATCTCACTTCTGACAACTGAGGATACAGATAATAATGCCATAATTAGCACTCGCTATAACTTCTATAACGGCGATTATTATTATCGACTCCAAATCAATGGCATTCGCAAAAGTCAATTGCAAGTCACTGATTTCATTTTCAACAGTGCAGTTGTGAATGACACCATCAGCGGAAGTGGTAACAATGATGATTTGTTTGGTGGTTTAGGTAATGATAGCCTGCTAGCTGGTGACGGTGATGACCGTTTGTTTGGGGAACAAGGAGATGACAAGTTATTAGGTGGTTATGGAAGTGATACCTTGTATGGAGGTGCAGGAAACGATCAATTTGTCTTAGAGAACTTTCGTGGTTCTGTTGGCGCTCAAAACCTAGACATCGTAACAGATTTTCAGAAGGGAGCAGACAAAATTGATTTGAGAACTCTTGGCATCAGTGACTTCAATACTATCTCACTGCTGACAACTGAGGATACAGATAATAATGCCATAATCAGTACTCGCTATAACTTATATGACGGCGATTATTATTATCGACTCCAAATCAATGGCATTCGCAAAAGTCAATTGCAAGTCACTGATTTTATTTTCAACAGTGCAGTTGTGAATGACACCATTAGTGGAAGTGGTAACAATGATGATTTGTTTGGTGGTTTAGGTAATGATAGCCTGCTAGGTGGTGACGGTGATGATCGTTTGTTTGGGGAACAAGGAGATGACAAGTTATTAGGTGGTTATGGAAGTGATACCTTCTATGGTGGTGCCGGAAACGATCAATTTGTCTTAGAGAACTTTCGTGGTTCTGTTGGCGCTCAAAACCTAGACATCGTAACAGATTTTCAGAAGGGAGCAGACAAAATTGATCTGAGAACTCTTGGCATCAGTGACTTCAATACTATCTCACTTCTGACAACTGAGGATACAGATAATAATGCCATAATTAGCACTCGCTATAACTTCTATAACGGCGATTATTATTATCGACTCCAAATCAATGGCATTCGCAAAAGTCAATTGCAAGTCACTGATTTCATTTTCAACAGTGCAGTTGTGAATGACACCATCAGCGGAAGTGGTAACAATGATGATTTGTTTGGTGGTTTAGGTAATGATAGCCTGCTAGGTGGTGACGGGGATGACCGTTTGTTTGGGGAACAAGGAGATGACAAGTTATTAGGTGGTTATGGAAGTGATACCTTGTATGGTGGTACGGGGAATGATACCTATTCTTTCCTAGCTAATAGTGCTTTGGGAACCGACACAATTATAGAAACCACAACAGGTGGTACTGATACTCTTAACTTTAGCGGTACTACAACTGCCGTCAACGTCAATTTAGGTGTAACCACCTTGCAAACGGTTAATAGCAATCTCCAACTCATTCTCTCTGCCAATAATGTGATCGAAAATGCAACGGGTGGCACAGGTAATGACAGTCTCACCGGTAATACACTAAATAACACTCTGATTGGTGGTAACGGAAATGACCGACTGCAAGGGTTAGCAGGAAACGATACCTATTCTTTCCTAGCTAATAGTGCTTTGGGAACCGACACAATTATAGAAACCACAACAGGTGGTACTGATACTACTAACTTTAGCGGTACTACAGTTGCCGTAAACCTAAATTTAGGTTTAACCACCTTGCAAACGGTTAATAGCAATCTCAAACTAATTCTCTCTGCCAATAACGTTATCGAAAATGCAACGGGTGGCACAGGTAATGACAGTCTTACTGGTAATACACTAAATAATACCCTGATTGGCAGTGGCGGAAATGACCAACTACAAGGGTTAGCAGGAAACGACACCCTTGAGGGAGGTAATGGTAATGATATTCTCACAGGTGGAATCGGTAATGATTTTCTCTGGGGAGGACTGGGCAATGATACTTTGACTGGAGCAGTTGGTAGTGATAAATATGTATTCCAAGGCAATGGTGTATTTAACACAAGCTTAGGTATTGATTACATCACTGAGTTTGAAGCCGGACAAGACCAGATTGTGCTGAGTAAAACCACCTTTAATGCTATTACTAATACTGTGGGACAAGCTTTAACTGACTTTGCAGTTGTTACTAACGATCAATTTGTCAACGCTAGTAATGCACGTATTGTCTTTAGTCAAGGTAGTGACAAGTTATTCTATAACCGAGATGGGAATGTTTTGGGTGCAGGAACAGTGTTTGAGTTTGCCACTTTAGGAAATCCTGATATTACTCTCAGTAGTAGCAATTTCAGTTTAATTGCCTAA
- a CDS encoding bifunctional serine/threonine-protein kinase/ABC transporter substrate-binding protein, whose translation MVINGRYRLLKPLRSPSPGDNYEVFTVIDVDNNERSVLKTQIRRDRILDRYFNREIDLLLNLNDPAVPKGKDSFPMMIINPQRREILCLVMEYIDGENLESWIRNNGKIGTNLSFIEAKIEALNWLEQLTNILISIHKQGVIHRDIKPSNIILRANGRRGKELALIDFGIAKSDISEPGSAIEGSSYYTPTEVQKGQPSFKSDFYALGRTFVYLLTKKHPFEYRDQLQAWNRDTVFPDSGIIKLINDLMKEDPEQRPQSTTQILQRIEEIRNRELRQTPPPIVPFSLRDILAGIGLIVILSLAAFGFCSLVKLFIDQYRPTPPITSPTASSFSPTPSPPSPTSIKSNSVQELISAGDKSLYNDIRPLSDDYKQIKKDGIDAFKRKDYENAKNKFTELRKKAENNKNNKEARIALTDPEVLIFLNNAIARQQQQNPGQIDTIAVVAPISNVNSTGKSEFFAQGQQILFGVAQAQTKAIAKGINLEVVIANDRNSKDQAELVAQELNETFEGRSILAVIGHYASTVTCAALQKYDKDIVVISPSSSVSGLRKECRHEAFFRTASSVEYEAKALAKYVVSLKNNGQIRQPKIAAFYKFQEDDYSQTLDDYSQALFESFQSELESRGGVTIRDEFKINLNDSKFNLDKELEKVKDANILVLFPDGSTDTNTAYKNAIAVLKSDKVQTIQKILGSNPLIQSQAITKQVKLGEKFVLATDWHFKCGKDEFNDVANKTWGGDVNRLTALSYEAVQVLFPVFENSQTAVIRKTLPQELENMRLSPIKSDVFKNKDISFHLITGDRKEIEDRLLVTPDPKIQNDNEQFKLLEVLEGQQCRQ comes from the coding sequence TTGGTAATAAACGGTAGATACCGATTGTTAAAACCTTTAAGATCGCCTTCTCCTGGAGATAACTATGAGGTATTTACAGTTATTGATGTAGATAATAACGAACGAAGTGTTTTGAAAACTCAAATCAGGCGTGACAGAATTCTTGATAGATATTTTAATCGAGAAATTGACTTACTACTGAATTTGAACGATCCTGCTGTACCAAAGGGTAAAGATAGCTTTCCAATGATGATTATTAACCCACAGCGTCGGGAAATCCTATGTTTAGTTATGGAATATATTGATGGAGAAAATCTGGAAAGTTGGATAAGAAATAATGGAAAAATCGGCACTAACTTATCATTCATAGAAGCTAAGATAGAAGCCTTAAATTGGCTAGAGCAATTAACTAATATATTGATTTCAATTCACAAGCAAGGTGTCATACATCGAGATATTAAACCCTCAAATATCATATTGAGAGCAAATGGTAGAAGGGGTAAAGAACTGGCACTAATTGACTTTGGCATAGCTAAATCTGACATTAGTGAACCAGGAAGCGCTATAGAAGGATCTTCGTATTATACTCCTACAGAAGTGCAGAAGGGTCAGCCTAGTTTTAAATCAGATTTTTATGCTCTTGGTAGAACATTTGTTTATCTTCTAACAAAGAAGCACCCTTTTGAGTATAGAGATCAACTACAAGCTTGGAATAGAGATACTGTATTTCCTGATTCTGGTATCATCAAGTTGATTAATGACTTAATGAAAGAAGACCCTGAACAACGGCCTCAATCAACAACACAGATACTTCAAAGAATTGAAGAAATCCGTAATAGGGAATTGAGACAAACTCCACCCCCCATAGTTCCCTTTTCGTTACGTGATATTCTAGCTGGAATTGGTCTAATTGTAATATTGAGTTTAGCAGCTTTTGGATTCTGCTCACTAGTTAAACTATTTATAGATCAATACAGACCAACACCCCCCATAACATCCCCTACTGCATCATCCTTTTCTCCCACGCCTTCACCGCCTTCACCTACCTCCATAAAATCGAATTCTGTTCAAGAGCTAATTAGTGCTGGAGATAAGTCACTTTATAACGATATTCGCCCACTTAGTGATGATTATAAACAGATAAAGAAAGATGGAATTGACGCATTTAAACGCAAAGATTATGAAAATGCTAAAAATAAGTTTACTGAACTTCGCAAGAAGGCAGAGAACAATAAGAATAATAAGGAAGCGCGTATTGCTCTTACTGATCCTGAAGTTCTGATTTTCTTAAATAACGCCATAGCAAGACAACAGCAGCAAAACCCAGGACAGATAGATACCATTGCTGTTGTTGCTCCCATAAGTAACGTGAATTCTACAGGAAAATCCGAATTTTTTGCTCAAGGACAACAAATTCTATTTGGCGTGGCTCAAGCACAAACTAAAGCGATCGCAAAAGGAATTAACCTAGAAGTAGTGATTGCGAATGATCGCAACTCTAAGGATCAAGCAGAATTAGTTGCACAAGAACTGAATGAAACGTTTGAAGGTCGATCAATTCTTGCTGTGATTGGTCACTATGCTAGCACTGTTACTTGTGCTGCACTACAAAAATATGATAAAGACATAGTTGTAATTTCCCCAAGCAGTTCAGTTAGTGGACTGCGAAAAGAATGCAGGCACGAAGCATTCTTCAGAACAGCTTCGTCTGTTGAATATGAAGCAAAAGCCTTGGCTAAGTACGTAGTCTCTTTGAAAAACAATGGTCAAATAAGACAACCAAAAATAGCTGCTTTCTACAAATTTCAAGAAGATGACTACAGTCAAACTCTAGATGACTATAGTCAAGCTCTATTTGAAAGTTTTCAGTCAGAATTAGAGTCACGAGGAGGTGTAACAATCCGCGATGAATTTAAAATTAACTTAAATGATAGCAAATTTAATTTGGATAAAGAATTAGAGAAAGTCAAGGATGCAAATATTCTTGTTCTGTTTCCTGATGGAAGTACAGATACGAATACTGCCTATAAAAATGCTATTGCTGTGCTTAAATCAGATAAAGTACAAACAATACAAAAAATTCTAGGCTCAAATCCTCTTATTCAGTCTCAAGCGATCACTAAGCAAGTTAAATTAGGAGAAAAATTCGTACTTGCAACAGACTGGCATTTTAAATGTGGTAAGGATGAATTTAACGATGTTGCAAATAAAACATGGGGCGGAGACGTGAATCGACTAACCGCTTTATCGTATGAAGCAGTGCAAGTCTTATTTCCTGTCTTTGAAAACTCGCAAACAGCAGTTATAAGAAAAACTCTTCCCCAAGAACTTGAAAATATGCGTCTATCCCCGATTAAAAGCGATGTGTTTAAAAATAAAGACATTAGTTTTCATCTGATCACTGGCGATCGCAAGGAAATCGAGGATCGATTATTAGTGACTCCAGACCCAAAGATTCAGAATGACAACGAACAATTTAAATTGCTTGAAGTGCTTGAAGGGCAACAATGTCGCCAATAA
- a CDS encoding NB-ARC domain-containing protein has translation MVDSELSISEKTWRRFVYADRPITDENFKKCCKFLDDLNWEEIADSSQPSQPSKYDWNSAPSPEPDFYGRDEDLKTLEKWVLDERYRLIILYGFGGIGKTQLAVKLGEQVEKENKFDRFIWQKLSYTTPKDVLLSELLYRLSPNTDQITSDLEKRFLEELKRQRILIILDEHELSQKGEDSNSNRDSYKYYCDFLRQLSLERHKSCILLTTREKPNNLETVASFVKAHELKGLDVDAGCKIVADILSSDDNEPPKNLTSDEKARKVLVGRYGGNPLALKLVAGLIKKQFHGNEGKFLNRNDISMVVPDEIETILTSLTEALDPFEKNILCYLAKVSDSVSNDELYENLPTGMHGSKLPIVLRDLTRRSLIITVSEGNKVFHTLQPMVRKFVLRQLT, from the coding sequence ATGGTAGATTCTGAACTTTCTATATCAGAAAAAACTTGGAGACGTTTTGTGTATGCAGACCGTCCTATTACAGATGAAAACTTTAAGAAATGTTGCAAGTTCTTAGATGATTTGAACTGGGAAGAAATTGCTGATTCCTCGCAACCATCACAACCATCTAAATATGACTGGAATTCAGCACCGTCACCTGAACCTGACTTCTATGGGCGTGATGAGGATCTGAAAACATTAGAAAAATGGGTGCTGGACGAACGCTACCGTTTGATTATTCTTTATGGTTTCGGTGGAATTGGTAAAACTCAATTAGCAGTGAAATTGGGAGAACAGGTGGAAAAAGAAAATAAATTTGACAGATTCATTTGGCAAAAGCTGTCTTATACCACTCCTAAAGATGTGCTATTGAGTGAATTGCTCTATCGCCTATCGCCCAATACCGATCAAATAACGAGCGATTTAGAAAAAAGGTTTTTGGAAGAGTTAAAACGGCAACGGATATTAATAATTCTGGATGAACATGAATTATCCCAAAAGGGAGAGGATAGCAACAGTAACCGAGACAGCTACAAATACTATTGTGATTTTTTGCGTCAGTTAAGCTTGGAACGTCATAAAAGTTGTATTTTGCTAACTACCCGTGAAAAACCTAATAATCTTGAGACAGTAGCAAGTTTTGTCAAAGCTCATGAGCTTAAAGGATTAGATGTTGATGCAGGTTGCAAAATCGTAGCCGATATTTTGAGCAGCGATGATAACGAACCTCCAAAGAATCTCACATCTGATGAGAAAGCTAGGAAAGTGCTAGTAGGGAGATATGGTGGAAATCCTTTAGCACTAAAACTTGTAGCTGGTTTGATTAAAAAGCAATTTCATGGTAATGAAGGAAAGTTTCTTAATAGAAACGACATAAGTATGGTTGTACCAGACGAAATTGAAACTATTCTCACATCGCTAACAGAAGCTTTAGACCCATTTGAAAAAAATATTTTGTGCTACTTAGCAAAAGTATCTGATTCAGTTTCTAATGACGAACTATATGAAAATTTACCGACTGGAATGCACGGTTCAAAACTTCCAATAGTATTGCGAGATTTAACGCGGCGCTCTCTAATAATTACAGTTTCTGAGGGAAATAAAGTTTTTCATACATTGCAACCAATGGTGAGAAAGTTTGTTCTGCGTCAACTCACATAG
- a CDS encoding DUF732 domain-containing protein has translation MKNFLVIPFVACISMVLSLPANAQFHSSSDDMFLQAVNNKLIDDGNPLSMIPNNDKVEHGLSVCRAFNAGVTVNEFAEYIIKSFKDRDIPPQDAKYITRYAATIAAGGVAYYCPQYRQQVSTTD, from the coding sequence GTGAAAAATTTTCTAGTTATTCCTTTTGTTGCATGTATTAGCATGGTTTTATCTCTACCAGCTAACGCTCAGTTTCATTCATCATCTGACGATATGTTTCTTCAAGCTGTTAACAACAAGTTAATAGATGATGGCAATCCCCTGTCTATGATTCCAAACAATGATAAAGTTGAACATGGGCTATCGGTTTGTCGTGCATTCAATGCCGGTGTAACAGTGAATGAATTTGCTGAGTACATTATCAAGAGTTTTAAAGACCGCGACATACCCCCACAGGATGCAAAATATATCACACGCTATGCGGCAACTATAGCTGCTGGGGGCGTGGCTTACTATTGCCCGCAATATAGACAGCAGGTTTCGACGACGGATTAG